Within the Oncorhynchus masou masou isolate Uvic2021 chromosome 1, UVic_Omas_1.1, whole genome shotgun sequence genome, the region TGTTTGGTAAAGTTATAACACTGTCCCATGGTAGCTGCAACAACCCCCTCTGGATATTGCAGGGCTCCATCACCTCATATTTATCCTTATGTTCCTTCAAGGTCTTCTGTTAAGGGGTTTTCACATATAGTCCTCTTTAAAATAATGGATATCATATGTCTCATGATGTCTTCTCACACTATTCAAACCACACAATCGAGTTATGAAGCTCTCTTAGCTTATAGATCACATTTCAAACAAATCTGAACTAAAAACTCCACACACATTTTGGGATTTCTGTGCATCCTTGACAAGCGCTAAAATCAATATCCCAAAACGGTGTCCAATATCCAAAAACGGCACACATATTTTCTGCGAACCTGCACATCACCATCTTCTCTTTGTGGCACCAATGTGAGGATTTATGGctggggaaacagtgttgcagtagtctagtgtgtggtGCGGGAATAATGACAATGGAACCTGGGAAGTTTAGTGTTCACATTGCCCTAAAAAAGGGAACTGGACAGTCGGAATTCTAGCAAACCGAACTCAGACCACACACTAACCCTGTCCCCTCGTTGGAAACATTTGTTTGATCTCATTAAGAGATTTCCTCATGGCTTTTGTCATTGTGGCAGGGATGAGGACCCCCTGTGTTGATTTTTAACACCCTGTGGTATTTACTGCACACACACGTTTTAGAAACATTCAGAATCCAAGAGGTTGAATGTTTTTGTGTAATTTTGTTTATCCTGACACTCGTCCACATTGATCTGTTTATCAGGACGCATCCAGGATCCTTGTGAACCAGACCTCATCAAGATCAGTGGTTCTCTCTGTGGCAATTTccacccctttccctctcttcctggaTTTTGTAATCTCTCCTTTACATCCCTAATCTCATTTGCAGGATCATCcatgtttttgttttcttgtgTGTGGGGGGTATTTGTTCCTGAAcattgtgtgttgtgtttttcGCACAGTTTTGAACTATAGTTTGAATAAGTTTGATTATTTGTGAATGTATTTGGTCCAGTTGGTTTCACATTGCCAAATGTCAAATGAACTAAAACTCCTAAACTAAACCAAAACATGTGTCCATGCTTTTAGGTTTCACTGTAACTGAAGAGTCTTTGTCTTACATTTCAAAACTGTTTAATTAACATTTTTACACTGATGGTGCTTCAAAATGTCCTACATTGTACAACAAAACACTTAGCTTTCTTTGTTACTACATCAGAAACAATGAAAGCACCTGACTTCACTCAGTGGAGAGTAGACTAAGAATGGATAATTTTAAACAGAAAACGTTTCTGTATTATTCATGCTCTTCAAGTTGGAGTAGAAGGCAACCTGTCAGCCTTTGTGGAACGTATCTTGGTGGATTATTGTAGTAGTGAGAAAGAAAAGAAGCATTTATTTTCTCATGTATGGTCTGAGGGAGATGTCAGTAGAGCACGTTAAGTCAGTGGAGTGATATAAAGACACTACCATGAACACTACTACTCACAGGGATGACAGAACATATCTTTTTCAAGTGCAAAAAAAAAGTTAACACGTTTGTTATTACATCCCTCTTCCCTGTGCGCCGCTTTTACAGCAAGATGTGGAGACGTTTACAGACATCGAGaaactctacctctaccttaAGTTGCCTTCTGGTCCCAGCAACAGTGAAAAAAGGTAATTGATCATTTTTTCATTGTTTTTCATTTCATTCATTGTCATGTCTGCATGTAGTTCCACGCCATTTGCACATGACTTAGCCTGTTGttcatcttccccattatccatTAGCCTAGTAGCATAATATAGATGTTCTGCACCCTACCCCATCCCCACATCTACTACAATGCTTGTCAACATTAGCTTGGACTGTTGTTATGTCAAACTCTGCTCGTTATGCTCAACTCTCTCCCTTAGAGCGCAAATAAGCtttggctgtttttttttttttttatcattgcattgattgatttgatattgaaTTCCCACTCTTAGGACTACCAGTTAGATGTGTGTTCAAATATTATCTTTTTAATAGAAAATAATCtttggcatttaaaaaaaaaacaaagaaacatTGATTTGATATTGACTTCCCACTTGACTaccacctgtgtgtgttctcattgAAAGTCCTTACTTAATAACTTATTAATAACATCTTTCCTCAACCCTTCACGTTTTACCTTTTAGCAAAATATGTAGATTtgtcttctctctctaatgtatatttgagtgtgtgtgtgtggtgtgtgtaaatTCCAAATCGACCCTACCCCTACTCCATAGGAATGTGTGTCGGTCTGAGATGATTGGATATGTATTAGGCCTAAGGAATACTATAATAGCTTTATTTCTGATGGGCTAAGAGGAATTTCCCCATATTGTTTGAACTTATCCAATCCTCTCACATCTCCCCAAGTGTCCAGGGGCAGTGGCTTGAAGTTATTTTAGGATCaggtgacacacaaacacacacacgctgctcaTTGATGTTGTCAATATCATACAATGATCAATTCCTACTTGTTCTCCACATCTAATCCTCATCACCTCAACACCTCCACCCCAACACTCCACACGATGCCCATCAGGACTGAGAGAGGGTCTGCCAGTCCTGGAGAACTGTCATGGTACATAAAACCTCTCACTTACAACACAGAGACATGGGGGTGATGTGTGTTGGTTGGGTTGGAAAAATGGGGCGGGAAAGGTACATCCGACAGTCAGGTTATTTACAATACAATCACAAAAAACATTTTTTCCTGCTTTCTCTAGCAGTGATCAGAGCTCCATGTCATCAAGCCGCACTCAGCAGATGCACGCGTTCAACTGGATCCGCAATCACCTAGAGGAACACCCAGAAACCTCTCTGCCCAAACAGGAGGTCTATGACGAGTACAAGTGGGTATCTGACTGAGAAAGGGGACATAGGGAAGTGTGAATCTAAGGGGACTTTGCCCAGCTCGGGTCATTTTCAAATCAATAACACTGTTAAATACAAACAAAAATATGTCCTGTTTTGATGTTCTGGAAAGGGACACCACACCAATTTAGAAACATATTGATAGCAGTGTGTACAGGTATTTTAGGGAGGTTGGAATACCTGATAGGTTCAATTCCATTCCAGGTGGAAATAAATGGATTTACTTTTGATTTCCATGAGTACTTTACTTCTAAGAGGTTTCACAAGAACAAGGTACACATTTGTATGGCCGTTTTATTTTATGACATGAGATACATGTTATGAAAGTACATAACATTTGGCTGTtactaaataaataaacatttaccATACACTGCTAGCTATAAAGGATCTACATACTGCCAGCCAAAGCACCAATATAAATAGATGCAGAAAGCATGGGAAAAGATGTGCACCATGTGTTGGTAACACTAGAACGGAAAGTCTGAAATGCTATGTGACTGTTACGTAACACACAGTTTGACTTACTCATTCACTGCAATTGAAAGTACCAATAATGGTTCAGATTTCTTTGGGAACGTCTTCACCCAGATGTCACTGTTTTGATATGATTGTCTTTATTTGATATTTAATTTGGTTTTACTGAGATTTCCAATGCcttggctgtctctgtctgtctgtctgtttctgtctggtttgtttgtttgtttgtttgtttcaggAGCTATTGTGACAATCTCTGCTACCACCCATTGAGTGCGGCGGACTTTGGAAAGATCATGAAAAATGTATTTCCAAACATGAAGGCACGTCGACTTGGCATGAGAGGCAAATCAAAATATCCTTCACTGGAATGGTTTGTAGCGAACAATCTGGCCTCTTTGGACTCTGGTCGCAGAACATCTGTTGTGTCAGTTCATGGAGCCTCTAAATATAGAACTGAAATGAAATCAAATAAAGCGTCCTCTGCCTGGAGAGTAGTatagtaggacagagacacttAGGGGAATCACTGTGTTCTTGACCTTCAGGAAACGATTTGTGAAATGTCTTTTCCATGAGATCACGAATCTAGACTTGGCAAAGATACAGTCTCCAATGAGATTAGCGGCCGTTAAATTAGTAAAGTGACAAGTGACTTCGTCCTTATTTTGTTGAGGTGGAAAATAGAATAGTATAAAATACTTGCATATGCATGCAGTTTTTATTTTCAATGCAGAGTCTTTCTGAAATAGACCTTGTTTTTATAAGGCGGTTGCAATAGCAACTGAAACTCAAAAGTAAAATCAGATAATCTTGAGCTGTGGGTTGCTTAGTAatctatctctcccttttttaAATGAACTATTTTCTTTTTACAAATGTAATACACACACTACAAATGTACAAGTTAATTCAAGGTCACAGTCTTGGACCTGTTTGTCtattttattatttgttttgTGTGAGTCATTCATAACTGTGCTATAACTCTGAGTAGCTCTTTGCCTGGTTGTGTGAGACACCTCCTAAGTGTATGCAAGTGTTCAGCAGGGAGCACCTGctgtcacactctcacacaccagCATCTGATAAAAGTCTAGCTCTCACCACAAATCCACAGTGCCTTATTTTGGCAGTGGAGTTGGTCACAGCTCCGAAGgttggagggggaagagaaggttCAGTGGGAGTGTGAGAGGCCTGAGGGGCTGAGGGATTAGTAGTGGAGTGACTAGTGACTGATGCTGACTGGGAGATAGCTGTCTCAGCTTCGGGTGACAAGGCTCTTCATCAGATCTGTCTGAGTGACAGCTGACCTTCTGCCCTGAGGTATGTTTCTCACCCTATCCTGTGGGGAAATCCCAGTCTCATATGTCTAGAATGGTCCCTGAAGCCCTGCTCTTTACAGACAAACAAGCAACACATTTTAGCAAATCCATAAATTAACTCTTAAATGTTTGACAGTTCAGTGTTTTTGACCTTAACCTCTGCTCACATACTGCTATAGTGGACTGAGGAAGAAAGCCTTTGTACACATGCCATCTTTACCCAACCTGGAGTTACATAAAACAGGGGACGGGGTAAGTTGTCTGTCTGCCTTCCTCTCAAGGTCTTTACCTTAGTTATTTATTTTCTTAAATCTATTTAAATAAGAAATGTTTGCCTAACTGTAGTCCAACCATAACATAACTTTATTTAATGTAACGTGTTATTAAGAAAAGGACCACATTTTGAGGCTTCATATTGAACTAAAAGTAATACAGGGATATATATGACTTTAATTCTTAACACCTGTACATGTGCCCATGTTGTGCTTCAGTGTGAGGTGCTGGAGGCCCCAGGTCAGCTGTGCAGTGCGGAGGAAGAGGTGCGCTCTGCAGCCTGTGGCCTGGTGTGTGAGTGGGCCCAGAAGGTGCTGAGCCGCCAGTTTGATGCTGTGGAGGACCTGGCTCGCTTCCTCCTCAACAGCCACTACATCGGCACCAAATCTGTGGCAGCCCTCACGGTCATGACTGGTACACCAACAGgtgacaatacaatacaatgcagtgcattcgcaaagtattcagaacccttgactttttctatatTTTGTTGTTATGGCCTTATTTTTAAAATATACTAAGCAAAAACCGATTTTTaggtatttttgcaaatgtattaaaaatgaaactGATTTGCATacgtattcataccctttacttagttctttgttgaagcaccttttggcagctattagagccttgagtcttcttgggtatgacgttacaagatggcacacctgtatttggggagtttatcccattcttctctgcagatcctctcaagctctgtcaggttggatggggagcgtcgctgcaaagctattttcaggtctccagagatgttcaattgggttcaagtccgggctctggctgggccactcaaggacattcagagacttgtcccaaagccagtcCCGTGTTGTCTtttctgtgtgcttagggtcgttgtcctgttggaaggtgaaccttcggcccagtctgaggtcctgagcgctctggagcaggttttcatcaaggatctctcccagtccctgccgctgaaaaacatccccacagcatgatgctgccaccaccatgcttcactgtagggatggtgccaagtttcctccaggcgtgatgcttggcattcaggccaaagaattcaatcttggtttcatcagaccagagaattgtctttctcatggtctgcgagtctttaggtgcctttttggcaaactccaggcgggatgtcatgttccttttactgaggagtggcttccgtctggccactctaccataaaggcctgattgttggagtgctgcagagattgctGTCCTCCTTGGAAGGTTCTCCcttatccacagaggaactctggagctctgtcagagtgaccatcgggttcttggtcacctccctgaccaatgcccttctccaccgattgctcagtttggcctggcggccagctccATAATGAGTCTTGGTGATTCTAaactgcttccatttaagaatgagggaggccactgtgttcttggggaccttcaatgctgcagacatgtttcaGTACTCCAGATCTGCGCCTCGACACAattgtctcagagctctacggacaattccttggacctcatggcttggtttttgctatgacatgcactgtgggacctttatatagacaggggtctgaatacttatgtaaataaggtattgtttatacatttttgaaaatgtattaaaaataacagaaacctgtttttgctttgccattttagaataaggctgtaacgttaaaaaaagtcaagggatctgaatactgtcCGTATGCACTGTATGTGTTGATAGTCAAACTTCACTTTTCCTTTCACTGCCTCATGTATAGTGAACAGTGAAAGGTTTCCATCTAGTGGCAGATTCTTCTCATTGACCTGCTATAgtgcatttacagtgccttgcgaaagtattcggcccccttgaactttgcgaccttttgccacatttcaggcttcaaacgtaaagatactgttgtgaagaagtttaaagccggatttggatacaaaaagatttccaagctttaaacatcccaaggagcactgtgcaagcgataatattgaaatggaaggagtatcagaccactgcaaatctaccaagacctggccgtccctctaaactttcagctcatacaaggagaagactgatcagagatgcagccaagaggcccatgatcactctggatgaactgcagagatctacagttgaggtgggagactctgtccataggacaacaatcagtcgtatattgcacaaatctggcctttatggaagagtggcaaaaagaaagacatttcttaaagatatccataaaaagtgtcgtttaaagtttgccacaagccacctgggagagacaccaaacatgtggaagaaggtgctctggtcagatgaaaccaaaattgaactttttggcaacaatgcaaaacgttatgtttggagtaaaagcaacacagctcatcaccctgaacacaccatctccactgtcaaacatggtggtggcagcatcatggtttgggcctgcttttcttcagcagggacagggaagatggttaaaattgatgggaagatggatggagccaaatacaggaccattctggaagaaaacctgatggattctgcaaaagacctgagactgggacggagatatgtcttccaacaagacaatgatccaaaacttaaagcaaaatctacaatggaatggttcaaaaataaacatatccaggtgttagaatggccaagtcaaagtccagacctgaatccaatcgagaatctgtggaaagaactgaaaactgctgttcacaaatgctctccatccaacctcactgagcttgagctgttttgcaaggaggaatgggaagaaatgtcagtctctcgatgtgcaaaactgatagagacataccccaagcgacttacagctgtaatcgcagcaaaaggtggcgctacaaagtattaacttaagggggctgaataattttgcacgcccaatttttcagtttttgatttgttaaaaaagtttgaaatatccaataaatgtctttccacttcatgattgtgtcccacttgttgttgattcttcacaaaaaaaatacagttttatatctttgtttgaatcctgaaatgtggcaaaaggtcgcaaagttcaagggggccgaatactttcgcaaggcactgtacataccacCTCCTGTCAGTCCCTAAATGCCATCCCATTAGTTACAGATGttaattcaatgtctattccacattTGGTTTAATTTCATTGAATGATgtagaaacaacattgattcaaccagtgtgtgcccagtctGATAATTATGCTTCCTGCAAAATAGCAGCTGCTTTGCCTAGGAGGACCGTGACAATTTGTTTACCCAAAATATGTGTTAACCtgtttgtctttctctgtctcctccctttagGAGTTAAAACGCCACTCCCATGCTCAGCATTTGCACCCACAGCTGAAGCCCACTCCTTCCAGTCCCAAGTGAAGACcctgccctctccctccatcGATGCCAAGCAGCAGCTCCAGCGGAAGATCCAGAAGAAGCAGCAGGAGCAGATGCTGCACTCCCCCCTCCCCGGAGAGGCTCAGGCCAGGCGGGCTGACGGGGGCACGCCTGGGGTCGGCTCCATTACCTGTAGAAGCCCAGCCCTGCTCTCCCCACATCCCACCATTGGCATTATGGTAGCTGCAGTCCCCAGCCCCATCACGGTAAGCCAAGCTTGTATTGTACTTCTGTTTGTCTAAGCTTACTCAATATATCCCACTGTCTTTGCAGTGTTCCTGTTACACATCTATACAAGCGACAACTTTGTGTTGCCTATATCACAATCAACAGAAGCTATTCATAACTGCACTTATGAAGGTGTTGCATACGTTTACATCTTATTAATACTTTTTTGTGTCATGTTTTGCTTTGCTGTAAATGCAGGTCCAAAGGACCAGGCAGCTGATGTCCCCCAGTCCTGTGGGAACTTCGGAGGGCAAGATTCTGCCTGTCAACTTCCAAGTGGTGACCCAGTCAATGCAGCCTGTCAAGTGTCCCAAGACCCCTCAGAATATCCCAGCCAGCCCTGTGGGGGACCGCTCTGCCCGGCACCGGTATGCCCAGATCCTGCCTAAACCCTCAGCCACCAGCGCCATCACCCTGCGCTCGCCCCCCACCCTGCTCATCACCAACAGCCCCATCAAGACCGTGATGCAGCCCACACCCCACATCAGCTCTGTCAACGTGGTCAAGATGACTACCATATCCCTGGCTCCCAACTGCAGTACTACAACTACCCTAACCAACACCACCTTAAGGCCTGCCTCTGCTGGCATGGGCAGCACTGTAGCCCTGGAGGAGAGCAGACCCGTCCCACGGGCCAGGAGTGGCTCTGCGGCCCCCATCCTGTCCCCCTTAGCCAGGTCAGGCCGGgtcaccaccacccctaccatcGACATCAAGATGATGGAGGGTGAAGCCATACGTGAGGGCAGTCCGGCCCCGGGTGCTAGCAGGCTTACTATGGCTCAGGAAGCTGCAGGGGGGCAGAGGGCTGGAGGAGCTGTACCAAGGGCTGCCAGTGTGCCCACGCCTCACACTAAAGGCTCCCTGGGACTGGAGGCAATGACTGGAACCAAATGCAACGTAAAGTCCTCTTTGAGCAACAACCCTGTGGCAGCTACAGCTGGTAGCAATAATAACACCAATAACGAAAGCACTTTGTATTTGACGGTCTCCAATCAGAATACCAGCACCACTCTGTCACCCAATGGCGGCACTGTTGCCACATCACTCATCTCCTCCAAGAGCCCCAGGAAGCGCCCAGGCATCGGCCCAGAGTTTTATCCCACGCCTGTCAAAAGGGTCTTCATCTCCCAGCAGCCTCTTGGTGGTTCCGATGGTTACAGACATGGGATTGGTGCAGGAGTGAAGAAACTCCCCAGGGCAGGAACCCCGGTCAGACCTGAAAGTGCACCAGCCATCGGTAAAGTTACTGTAAAACTGAACTCCACTGTCCCAACTCGAATCCTGTCACTCTCTGATTCCCCCATTGGAACCAGAGGCTTCCAGACTGTTGTCAAGCCACAGAACTCCGTGCAGAGAAGAGACACTCCGACCACCATGGACGCTAGCAGCATCGGCAACGTTAGTGCCCCGGCTGGTCATGCACGAATTCAGCACCAACAGCACATGACGGGTAACATGCAATCCATGCCCAACAGCTCTGCCCTACTGGAGCAGTCTGCTGTGAGTGACCTAAGGAACACCATGTGGGTCGGGGGCCAGCTGGAGGGAGGtaaacaacagcagcaacaggcCTACGCCCAGCAGATCACAGACCACAAGCAGGCATCCACACCGGTCATGGAGCCCCTGGCCATGATGGGCCAGGCCCCAGCCTCTAGCCAGCTCTCCATGCAGACAGACATGGACTACTTTCATTTCAATGATGACGATATGACCCAGGACAGCATTGTGGAGGAGCTGGTGCAGATGGAGGAGCAGATGAAGCTCAACAGCAGTCTGCAGGCCTTCGGAGCTGATGTGATGGTGCAAGGCCATCAGTCTGTAATACAGGGCAACATGATGTCCTCCAACCAGACAGTGACCTCTTACTACCAATCAGTACACAGCAGCACCACTCCtgtccacacccccaccccaactcCCACACCCACCTCTGAGATGATGGGAGGAGGCCAGGGCTTGACCAGGGAGAGTCCCGGCTCCCGCATGGCCCCCACCACCCCAGTGGACATCGGCACTCCACACTCCAACTGCAGCGGCAGCGTGCCCCCCAGCCCTGTGGAGTGCAGGAACCCCTTTGCCTTCACTCCCATTAACTCCAGCATTACAGGCTACCACGACGGCAGCATTGTCTCCAGTAGCCCCGTCAAGCCCATGCAGAGGCCCATGGCTACTCACCCAGACAAGGCCAAACTGGAGTGGATGAACAATGGTTACAATAACAGCGGGGGGAACTCCATCAACGGCATCAGTATCCTCCCCAGCTATCAGGACCTGGTTGACGACCACTTCCGAAAGCCCCATGCCTTCGCCATCCCTGGCCAGTCCTATCAGTCTCAGACGAGGCACTACGGCCGCCTGACACCCATCTCTCCGGTGCAGCAGCAGGCAGCCAGTATGGCCAACCTGAACAAGCAGGAGGGCTTCGCTGTGCCCGCCCCTCTGGACAACAAGGCCACCAGCACATCCTCAGCAGGCGGGACCTTCCGCTGTCGTAGT harbors:
- the LOC135549327 gene encoding DNA-binding protein RFX7-like isoform X1 — encoded protein: MTEDQQQHDQLPKLGSGISTLPSLVPGLQGTEANALQLKIKNSICKSVQSKVDNILQDVETFTDIEKLYLYLKLPSGPSNSEKRTERGSASPGELSCSDQSSMSSSRTQQMHAFNWIRNHLEEHPETSLPKQEVYDEYKSYCDNLCYHPLSAADFGKIMKNVFPNMKARRLGMRGKSKYCYSGLRKKAFVHMPSLPNLELHKTGDGCEVLEAPGQLCSAEEEVRSAACGLVCEWAQKVLSRQFDAVEDLARFLLNSHYIGTKSVAALTVMTGTPTGVKTPLPCSAFAPTAEAHSFQSQVKTLPSPSIDAKQQLQRKIQKKQQEQMLHSPLPGEAQARRADGGTPGVGSITCRSPALLSPHPTIGIMVAAVPSPITVQRTRQLMSPSPVGTSEGKILPVNFQVVTQSMQPVKCPKTPQNIPASPVGDRSARHRYAQILPKPSATSAITLRSPPTLLITNSPIKTVMQPTPHISSVNVVKMTTISLAPNCSTTTTLTNTTLRPASAGMGSTVALEESRPVPRARSGSAAPILSPLARSGRVTTTPTIDIKMMEGEAIREGSPAPGASRLTMAQEAAGGQRAGGAVPRAASVPTPHTKGSLGLEAMTGTKCNVKSSLSNNPVAATAGSNNNTNNESTLYLTVSNQNTSTTLSPNGGTVATSLISSKSPRKRPGIGPEFYPTPVKRVFISQQPLGGSDGYRHGIGAGVKKLPRAGTPVRPESAPAIGKVTVKLNSTVPTRILSLSDSPIGTRGFQTVVKPQNSVQRRDTPTTMDASSIGNVSAPAGHARIQHQQHMTGNMQSMPNSSALLEQSAVSDLRNTMWVGGQLEGGKQQQQQAYAQQITDHKQASTPVMEPLAMMGQAPASSQLSMQTDMDYFHFNDDDMTQDSIVEELVQMEEQMKLNSSLQAFGADVMVQGHQSVIQGNMMSSNQTVTSYYQSVHSSTTPVHTPTPTPTPTSEMMGGGQGLTRESPGSRMAPTTPVDIGTPHSNCSGSVPPSPVECRNPFAFTPINSSITGYHDGSIVSSSPVKPMQRPMATHPDKAKLEWMNNGYNNSGGNSINGISILPSYQDLVDDHFRKPHAFAIPGQSYQSQTRHYGRLTPISPVQQQAASMANLNKQEGFAVPAPLDNKATSTSSAGGTFRCRSVSPAVRQRNLSGNQGLQNIPRTVVSPFTSPVIPEMINIFANSHGDVSVSSMAQRSQSVPVNVMMQTEVLPMQGQTNSKKITNVLLSKMDGDSDDAVRGLGINNLPSNYTARMNLTQILETTPSFPSSANHQTLTSNAPNAYEFQKPGYLMKNSRNEQMSLSAGDSQAQSATGEEQHQQSQPMLLAQKLQQQQLDFSTTVKDLLADGSLTPGNRLVRQVSELNAVGSDFRLTSDLSSSINDLNNLDTNLLFDPNQQQGQYEDSTLEELKNDPLFQQICSETANSNGFDWLESKDQPTVGLMG
- the LOC135549327 gene encoding DNA-binding protein RFX7-like isoform X2; the encoded protein is MTEDQQQHDQLPKLGSGISTLPSLVPGLQGTEANALQLKIKNSICKSVQSKVDNILQDVETFTDIEKLYLYLKLPSGPSNSEKRTERGSASPGELSCDQSSMSSSRTQQMHAFNWIRNHLEEHPETSLPKQEVYDEYKSYCDNLCYHPLSAADFGKIMKNVFPNMKARRLGMRGKSKYCYSGLRKKAFVHMPSLPNLELHKTGDGCEVLEAPGQLCSAEEEVRSAACGLVCEWAQKVLSRQFDAVEDLARFLLNSHYIGTKSVAALTVMTGTPTGVKTPLPCSAFAPTAEAHSFQSQVKTLPSPSIDAKQQLQRKIQKKQQEQMLHSPLPGEAQARRADGGTPGVGSITCRSPALLSPHPTIGIMVAAVPSPITVQRTRQLMSPSPVGTSEGKILPVNFQVVTQSMQPVKCPKTPQNIPASPVGDRSARHRYAQILPKPSATSAITLRSPPTLLITNSPIKTVMQPTPHISSVNVVKMTTISLAPNCSTTTTLTNTTLRPASAGMGSTVALEESRPVPRARSGSAAPILSPLARSGRVTTTPTIDIKMMEGEAIREGSPAPGASRLTMAQEAAGGQRAGGAVPRAASVPTPHTKGSLGLEAMTGTKCNVKSSLSNNPVAATAGSNNNTNNESTLYLTVSNQNTSTTLSPNGGTVATSLISSKSPRKRPGIGPEFYPTPVKRVFISQQPLGGSDGYRHGIGAGVKKLPRAGTPVRPESAPAIGKVTVKLNSTVPTRILSLSDSPIGTRGFQTVVKPQNSVQRRDTPTTMDASSIGNVSAPAGHARIQHQQHMTGNMQSMPNSSALLEQSAVSDLRNTMWVGGQLEGGKQQQQQAYAQQITDHKQASTPVMEPLAMMGQAPASSQLSMQTDMDYFHFNDDDMTQDSIVEELVQMEEQMKLNSSLQAFGADVMVQGHQSVIQGNMMSSNQTVTSYYQSVHSSTTPVHTPTPTPTPTSEMMGGGQGLTRESPGSRMAPTTPVDIGTPHSNCSGSVPPSPVECRNPFAFTPINSSITGYHDGSIVSSSPVKPMQRPMATHPDKAKLEWMNNGYNNSGGNSINGISILPSYQDLVDDHFRKPHAFAIPGQSYQSQTRHYGRLTPISPVQQQAASMANLNKQEGFAVPAPLDNKATSTSSAGGTFRCRSVSPAVRQRNLSGNQGLQNIPRTVVSPFTSPVIPEMINIFANSHGDVSVSSMAQRSQSVPVNVMMQTEVLPMQGQTNSKKITNVLLSKMDGDSDDAVRGLGINNLPSNYTARMNLTQILETTPSFPSSANHQTLTSNAPNAYEFQKPGYLMKNSRNEQMSLSAGDSQAQSATGEEQHQQSQPMLLAQKLQQQQLDFSTTVKDLLADGSLTPGNRLVRQVSELNAVGSDFRLTSDLSSSINDLNNLDTNLLFDPNQQQGQYEDSTLEELKNDPLFQQICSETANSNGFDWLESKDQPTVGLMG
- the LOC135549327 gene encoding DNA-binding protein RFX7-like isoform X3, which codes for MTEDQQQHDQLPKLGSGISTLPSLVPGLQGTEANALQLKIKNSICKSVQSKVDNILQDVETFTDIEKLYLYLKLPSGPSNSEKRTERGSASPGELSCSDQSSMSSSRTQQMHAFNWIRNHLEEHPETSLPKQEVYDEYKSYCDNLCYHPLSAADFGKIMKNVFPNMKARRLGMRGKSKYCYSGLRKKAFVHMPSLPNLELHKTGDGCEVLEAPGQLCSAEEEVRSAACGLVCEWAQKVLSRQFDAVEDLARFLLNSHYIGTKSVAALTVMTGVKTPLPCSAFAPTAEAHSFQSQVKTLPSPSIDAKQQLQRKIQKKQQEQMLHSPLPGEAQARRADGGTPGVGSITCRSPALLSPHPTIGIMVAAVPSPITVQRTRQLMSPSPVGTSEGKILPVNFQVVTQSMQPVKCPKTPQNIPASPVGDRSARHRYAQILPKPSATSAITLRSPPTLLITNSPIKTVMQPTPHISSVNVVKMTTISLAPNCSTTTTLTNTTLRPASAGMGSTVALEESRPVPRARSGSAAPILSPLARSGRVTTTPTIDIKMMEGEAIREGSPAPGASRLTMAQEAAGGQRAGGAVPRAASVPTPHTKGSLGLEAMTGTKCNVKSSLSNNPVAATAGSNNNTNNESTLYLTVSNQNTSTTLSPNGGTVATSLISSKSPRKRPGIGPEFYPTPVKRVFISQQPLGGSDGYRHGIGAGVKKLPRAGTPVRPESAPAIGKVTVKLNSTVPTRILSLSDSPIGTRGFQTVVKPQNSVQRRDTPTTMDASSIGNVSAPAGHARIQHQQHMTGNMQSMPNSSALLEQSAVSDLRNTMWVGGQLEGGKQQQQQAYAQQITDHKQASTPVMEPLAMMGQAPASSQLSMQTDMDYFHFNDDDMTQDSIVEELVQMEEQMKLNSSLQAFGADVMVQGHQSVIQGNMMSSNQTVTSYYQSVHSSTTPVHTPTPTPTPTSEMMGGGQGLTRESPGSRMAPTTPVDIGTPHSNCSGSVPPSPVECRNPFAFTPINSSITGYHDGSIVSSSPVKPMQRPMATHPDKAKLEWMNNGYNNSGGNSINGISILPSYQDLVDDHFRKPHAFAIPGQSYQSQTRHYGRLTPISPVQQQAASMANLNKQEGFAVPAPLDNKATSTSSAGGTFRCRSVSPAVRQRNLSGNQGLQNIPRTVVSPFTSPVIPEMINIFANSHGDVSVSSMAQRSQSVPVNVMMQTEVLPMQGQTNSKKITNVLLSKMDGDSDDAVRGLGINNLPSNYTARMNLTQILETTPSFPSSANHQTLTSNAPNAYEFQKPGYLMKNSRNEQMSLSAGDSQAQSATGEEQHQQSQPMLLAQKLQQQQLDFSTTVKDLLADGSLTPGNRLVRQVSELNAVGSDFRLTSDLSSSINDLNNLDTNLLFDPNQQQGQYEDSTLEELKNDPLFQQICSETANSNGFDWLESKDQPTVGLMG